One window from the genome of Paenibacillus azoreducens encodes:
- a CDS encoding response regulator has product MADIIKVMIVDDHEMVRMGLKTYLMLDPTIEVVGEADNGSKVVDWLKNAAPEQFPDLILMDLMMPVMNGVETTKVVLAEYPSMKIVILTSFLEDELVVEAVEAGAVSYVLKTVSADELIYALQGAKRGMPVMTGDVSQALTRGIRQRTVQGDSSGMTEREKEVLLLIAEGKSNKDIAEELHISIKTVKTHVSNLLMKCELEDRTQLAIYAHRKGWVQGE; this is encoded by the coding sequence ATGGCAGATATAATAAAAGTGATGATCGTGGATGATCATGAGATGGTCCGTATGGGATTAAAAACTTATTTGATGCTGGATCCGACGATCGAGGTTGTTGGTGAAGCGGACAACGGCTCCAAAGTCGTGGATTGGCTTAAAAATGCCGCGCCGGAACAGTTCCCCGATTTGATCCTGATGGACCTGATGATGCCGGTCATGAACGGAGTTGAAACGACTAAAGTTGTCCTTGCCGAATACCCATCCATGAAAATCGTCATTTTGACGAGCTTTTTGGAAGATGAGCTTGTCGTCGAGGCCGTGGAAGCGGGTGCCGTCAGTTATGTTCTCAAAACGGTGTCGGCGGACGAACTGATTTATGCCCTGCAAGGAGCGAAACGGGGAATGCCTGTCATGACAGGCGATGTGTCCCAGGCGCTTACGCGGGGGATTCGCCAGCGCACCGTTCAAGGCGATTCCTCCGGCATGACCGAACGCGAGAAGGAAGTGCTGCTTCTGATCGCCGAAGGCAAAAGCAACAAGGATATCGCCGAAGAGCTGCATATCAGCATCAAGACGGTCAAAACCCATGTCAGCAACCTGCTGATGAAATGCGAGCTGGAGGACCGTACGCAGCTGGCTATTTACGCCCACCGCAAGGGATGGGTGCAGGGGGAGTAA
- a CDS encoding histidine kinase — translation MKNTKWVLLFYFLLTGLLMSVVIYIGSQSGYLIVKGTWVWVYTSLGFLLFSIIIGYMAGQRIQRKVDVLEYNMLQVAKGNLSVRIGECDDPAFARLYHEFDNLMEAMEKKMMLLQRMGEQEVVEKEKAAERAVLEERRRMARDLHDTVSQQLFAIHMSASSLPKVLERNAEQGQVVMEQLISMSQMAQKQMRALIAQLRPVELEDKNLEEALEVWFPDYCRQNGLKGMKEVELQGEISEAIEHQLFLIIQEAMANIVKHAQARLVSMSLREEERQVALSISDDGRGFNQIPHKTGSYGLSTMQERAEKLGGKVEIISRQGSGTTIRVHIPKFGEGTSVKEHKMGEEEE, via the coding sequence ATGAAGAATACGAAATGGGTGCTGCTGTTTTATTTTCTTTTGACCGGGCTCTTGATGAGCGTGGTGATATATATCGGATCGCAAAGCGGATATTTGATTGTCAAAGGAACCTGGGTTTGGGTCTACACAAGCCTGGGCTTCCTGTTGTTTTCCATCATTATCGGCTATATGGCCGGCCAGCGGATTCAGCGAAAGGTCGATGTTCTCGAATACAATATGCTCCAGGTGGCTAAAGGCAATTTATCCGTGAGAATCGGGGAATGCGACGACCCGGCCTTTGCGCGGTTGTATCATGAATTCGACAATCTGATGGAAGCGATGGAGAAAAAGATGATGCTGCTGCAGCGAATGGGTGAGCAGGAGGTTGTCGAAAAGGAAAAGGCGGCTGAACGTGCGGTATTGGAAGAACGCCGCCGCATGGCACGGGATTTGCATGATACGGTCAGCCAGCAGCTGTTCGCTATTCATATGTCCGCCTCTTCGCTGCCCAAGGTGCTGGAGCGAAATGCGGAACAGGGACAAGTGGTGATGGAGCAGCTCATTTCCATGTCACAGATGGCGCAGAAGCAAATGCGTGCGCTGATCGCCCAGCTTCGTCCGGTTGAGCTTGAAGACAAAAATCTGGAAGAAGCGCTTGAAGTATGGTTCCCGGATTACTGCCGCCAGAACGGGCTCAAGGGTATGAAGGAAGTCGAACTGCAGGGGGAAATATCCGAAGCGATCGAACATCAGCTGTTTTTGATTATCCAGGAGGCAATGGCTAATATCGTAAAGCATGCCCAGGCCCGGCTTGTCAGCATGTCGCTGCGGGAAGAAGAGAGACAGGTTGCGCTCAGCATCAGCGACGATGGACGGGGGTTTAATCAGATACCGCATAAGACCGGATCTTATGGTTTGTCTACCATGCAGGAACGGGCCGAGAAACTGGGCGGCAAGGTGGAGATAATAAGCCGTCAGGGATCCGGAACAACGATTCGCGTACATATCCCCAAGTTTGGGGAAGGAACATCCGTCAAGGAGCATAAGATGGGAGAGGAAGAGGAATAA
- the liaF gene encoding cell wall-active antibiotics response protein LiaF, with translation MKKRWVDQLLGGVILIGIGVIFLLNQLGVIDVSLGYLIGHYWPVILIVLGLKELLKGRKSFVGAAVLLLIGTFFLGRNEGWIWASPGSFFKILIPAILILAGLYVIFKPHDRTPPTPPSGKRRDVEPPAFTPEPPEPEDLTAKSTLDQQFEEKFGIPFTEKKQSGHQSFHSEDDMDDDDFDPDDDGIKDKYKDYKKKYKQQKKYYQQMRHEWKQERRHGQHWEEQDGGVHEGHYYDGGKINRSSFIGDIHLGRDHFQLKPTNLSQFIGDTVLDLTNAHIPFGETKINISAFIGDIKVYIPDDTDLGISVNSSSFIGDMSILNESRSGFMSSLQTRTPYYKEARKKIRINVSAFIGDIKVNKVG, from the coding sequence ATGAAAAAGCGATGGGTGGATCAGCTGCTCGGTGGAGTCATCCTGATTGGGATCGGCGTTATATTTCTGCTGAACCAGCTCGGTGTTATCGACGTCAGTCTAGGTTATTTGATCGGCCATTATTGGCCTGTGATTTTGATCGTTCTGGGGCTCAAGGAACTGCTCAAAGGACGGAAGTCATTTGTCGGCGCGGCAGTTCTCCTGTTGATCGGGACCTTTTTTCTGGGAAGGAATGAGGGGTGGATCTGGGCTTCGCCAGGGAGCTTCTTCAAAATCCTGATTCCAGCCATATTGATTCTCGCAGGGTTGTACGTCATTTTTAAACCGCATGACCGTACGCCCCCAACGCCGCCGTCCGGTAAGCGCAGAGATGTAGAACCTCCCGCCTTTACGCCGGAACCGCCGGAGCCCGAGGATTTGACGGCTAAATCTACATTGGATCAACAGTTCGAGGAGAAATTCGGCATTCCGTTTACAGAGAAAAAACAGTCCGGTCACCAATCATTTCATTCCGAAGACGATATGGATGACGATGATTTCGATCCGGATGACGATGGGATCAAGGACAAATACAAGGACTACAAAAAGAAATACAAGCAGCAAAAAAAATACTACCAGCAGATGCGGCATGAATGGAAACAAGAAAGACGCCATGGCCAGCATTGGGAAGAGCAGGATGGGGGAGTTCACGAAGGGCACTATTACGATGGCGGAAAAATCAATCGCTCTTCGTTTATCGGAGATATTCATCTTGGACGCGATCATTTTCAACTGAAGCCCACGAATCTCTCCCAATTTATCGGAGATACGGTGTTGGATTTGACCAATGCGCATATCCCTTTCGGCGAAACGAAAATCAATATCTCGGCGTTTATCGGCGATATCAAAGTCTATATTCCTGACGATACGGATCTTGGCATTAGCGTGAACTCGAGTTCATTTATCGGGGACATGTCCATACTTAACGAATCTCGGAGCGGATTTATGAGCAGTTTACAAACGAGGACTCCTTATTATAAGGAAGCACGCAAGAAAATACGCATTAATGTCAGCGCATTTATTGGCGACATCAAAGTGAACAAAGTAGGTTAG